One genomic segment of Phycisphaerales bacterium AB-hyl4 includes these proteins:
- a CDS encoding TolC family protein: MVQPFTRAHSWRSAMLAVSIAGLSLAPAGCRSAADYRAQADDVADQIIEAKQTEGLGRTQPFTIDSPADTLRRRLMLRQDLPHRSPAGRNVHDVEPIDRWPDPDYFRTEIEAEVDASLSLPEPVVLTLNEALQVAAANSRTYQTQKENVYRSALALDLERHAFRLTFAGLLEGLVESDLRGDQTVTGVEGTAIGSASQTMQTGAAITSRIAVDLVRLLTQDRSSSMGLQFDASVSIPLLRGAGRFIVTEPLTQAEREAVYAIWNFERFKRTFAVSIASQYLGVLQQWDQVDNAEENYRGLVIAGRRARRLAEAGFLPELQVDQAAQDELRARSRWISARESFNSQLDNFKSTLGLPPDAHLTLERNELEQLVQLIERRLAPAREALAVAATDEETDDDGSMPLDAPIDLVEPDPTAGGPYEIEETRAIALALNHRLDLWIAEGEIVDAQRQVAVAADGFLPELTLFGSGQFGARRGINSANQPDARLRPERGVYTALLELDLPLDRTAERNIYRNVLIEFERRVRDYQAQEDEVKLDVRSALRTLLESREGVSIQAQAVALAERRVDSADLFLQAGRAEIRDLLEAQEALVVARNALTAAMVNYRVAELEIQRDIGLLEVDSNGLWREFDPQSLNEDDPNQAEG, from the coding sequence ATGGTTCAACCGTTCACCCGCGCCCATTCCTGGCGGAGCGCGATGCTCGCAGTAAGCATCGCCGGGCTGTCGCTCGCGCCCGCGGGCTGCCGGTCCGCCGCCGACTACCGGGCCCAGGCCGACGACGTCGCCGACCAGATCATCGAAGCCAAGCAGACCGAAGGCCTCGGCCGCACGCAGCCGTTCACCATCGATTCCCCTGCCGACACGCTCCGCCGTCGGCTGATGCTTCGGCAGGACCTGCCCCATCGCAGTCCCGCCGGCCGCAACGTCCACGACGTCGAGCCGATCGACCGCTGGCCGGACCCGGACTACTTCCGCACGGAGATTGAGGCCGAGGTCGACGCGAGCCTCTCGCTGCCCGAGCCGGTGGTGCTCACGCTTAACGAAGCGCTCCAGGTCGCCGCCGCGAATAGCCGTACCTACCAGACGCAAAAAGAAAACGTCTACCGGTCCGCGCTCGCCCTCGACCTCGAACGCCATGCCTTCCGCCTCACCTTCGCAGGCCTGCTCGAAGGCCTTGTCGAGTCCGACCTCCGCGGCGACCAGACTGTTACCGGCGTCGAGGGCACCGCCATCGGCAGCGCGTCACAAACAATGCAGACCGGTGCCGCGATTACCTCGCGCATCGCTGTCGACCTCGTCCGCCTGCTCACGCAGGATCGCAGTTCATCAATGGGCTTGCAGTTCGACGCCTCGGTCTCGATCCCGCTGCTTCGCGGCGCAGGTCGGTTCATCGTCACCGAGCCGCTGACGCAGGCCGAGCGCGAAGCCGTCTACGCCATCTGGAACTTTGAGCGTTTCAAGCGTACCTTCGCGGTGAGCATTGCCAGCCAGTACCTCGGCGTGCTCCAGCAATGGGACCAGGTCGACAACGCGGAAGAGAACTACCGCGGACTGGTCATCGCCGGCCGCCGTGCCCGCCGCCTCGCCGAGGCCGGCTTTCTACCCGAGCTCCAGGTTGACCAGGCCGCGCAGGACGAGCTTCGCGCCCGCTCGCGATGGATCAGCGCCCGCGAGTCGTTCAACAGTCAACTGGACAACTTCAAGTCCACGCTCGGCCTGCCGCCGGACGCACACCTCACCCTCGAACGTAATGAGCTCGAACAGCTCGTCCAACTCATCGAGCGACGCCTCGCCCCCGCACGCGAGGCGTTGGCTGTCGCCGCCACCGACGAAGAAACCGATGACGATGGCTCGATGCCGCTGGACGCCCCCATCGATCTCGTCGAGCCCGACCCCACCGCGGGCGGCCCGTATGAAATCGAAGAGACACGTGCGATCGCCCTCGCATTGAACCACCGCCTCGATTTGTGGATCGCCGAGGGCGAAATTGTCGATGCACAACGACAGGTCGCCGTCGCCGCCGACGGCTTCCTCCCCGAGCTGACCCTCTTCGGCAGCGGTCAGTTTGGCGCTCGGCGGGGCATCAACTCCGCCAACCAGCCTGACGCCCGCCTTCGGCCGGAGCGCGGCGTCTATACCGCCCTGCTCGAACTCGACCTGCCGCTGGACCGCACCGCGGAGCGCAACATCTACCGCAATGTGCTCATCGAATTCGAACGACGCGTTCGCGATTACCAGGCCCAGGAAGACGAAGTCAAGCTGGACGTGCGAAGCGCCCTGCGAACGCTGCTCGAATCCCGCGAAGGCGTGAGCATTCAAGCCCAGGCCGTCGCGCTAGCCGAGCGACGTGTCGACAGTGCCGACCTGTTTCTTCAAGCCGGCCGCGCCGAAATTCGCGACCTGCTCGAAGCACAGGAAGCGCTCGTCGTCGCCCGCAACGCCCTGACCGCCGCGATGGTCAACTACCGCGTCGCCGAGTTGGAAATCCAACGCGACATCGGCCTGCTGGAAGTTGACAGCAACGGCCTCTGGCGCGAGTTCGACCCGCAATCGCTCAACGAAGACGACCCCAACCAAGCCGAGGGTTGA
- a CDS encoding sigma-54-dependent transcriptional regulator: MPAALLVEHDERVLEPLSRMTQRHGYSNRCARSLQEARDMLQQAPADLVLLDTALPDGPGLDLIDDAPDHHQPFGQLILIGEVGEDDRRVANLNTPVLAYLKKPIDLTRIQTHLEVIAQDTDEQNHQENTDHHAAAEPPTSRLAACDYGPMLGNSPAMCQVYHMIARVAPTEAAVLLVGESGTGKELIAQTLHERSARHQGPMIPLNCGAIPENLIESELFGHEKGSFTGASQARRGVFERAHRGTLLLDEITEMPRELQVRLLRVLETGKIVRVGGEREIDVDVRVVAATNRSPQQAVDEGVLREDLLYRLSVFPIHVPPLREREADVELLAHHFLATFNKQTRTNKRLPPQAIRQLRAYHWPGNVRQLRNMIQRAHIMSDDLVRLDTLPLPDADTTAPPQSTRRGELSFNVGACLADVERELIYATLRHYQGDKRRTAKTLGVSLKTLYNRLNSYRAQGDTPPE; this comes from the coding sequence ATGCCTGCCGCCCTGCTTGTCGAGCACGACGAACGCGTGCTCGAGCCGTTGAGTCGCATGACCCAGCGACATGGCTACTCCAATCGCTGCGCCCGCTCACTCCAGGAAGCCCGAGACATGCTCCAGCAAGCCCCTGCCGACCTCGTCCTCCTCGACACCGCCCTTCCCGACGGCCCCGGCCTCGACCTGATCGACGACGCCCCCGACCACCACCAGCCCTTCGGCCAGCTCATCCTCATCGGCGAAGTCGGCGAAGATGACCGCCGCGTCGCCAACCTCAACACCCCAGTCCTCGCCTATCTCAAAAAGCCCATCGACCTCACACGCATCCAGACCCACCTTGAAGTCATCGCACAGGACACCGACGAACAGAACCACCAGGAAAACACCGACCACCACGCCGCCGCCGAACCCCCTACCAGCCGACTCGCCGCCTGCGACTACGGCCCCATGCTCGGCAACTCGCCCGCCATGTGTCAGGTCTACCACATGATCGCCCGCGTCGCCCCGACCGAGGCCGCCGTCCTCCTCGTCGGTGAATCCGGCACGGGCAAGGAACTCATCGCACAAACGCTCCACGAACGCTCCGCCCGCCACCAGGGGCCCATGATCCCCCTCAACTGCGGCGCCATCCCCGAAAACCTGATCGAGTCCGAGCTGTTCGGCCACGAAAAAGGCTCCTTTACCGGGGCCAGCCAGGCGCGACGCGGCGTCTTCGAACGGGCCCATCGCGGAACCCTCCTGCTCGATGAAATCACCGAAATGCCACGCGAACTCCAGGTTCGGCTCCTCCGCGTCCTGGAAACCGGCAAGATCGTCCGCGTCGGCGGCGAACGTGAAATCGATGTCGACGTCCGCGTCGTCGCCGCCACCAACCGCTCCCCCCAGCAGGCCGTGGACGAAGGCGTCCTCCGCGAAGACCTGCTCTACCGCCTCAGCGTCTTCCCCATCCACGTCCCGCCGCTGCGCGAACGCGAGGCCGACGTCGAACTGCTCGCCCATCACTTCCTCGCCACGTTCAACAAGCAGACCCGCACCAACAAACGCCTCCCCCCTCAAGCCATCCGCCAGCTCCGCGCCTACCACTGGCCGGGCAACGTCCGTCAGCTGCGCAACATGATCCAGCGCGCCCACATCATGTCTGACGACCTCGTCCGCCTCGACACGCTTCCGTTGCCCGATGCCGACACCACGGCCCCGCCCCAGTCGACCCGCCGGGGCGAGCTGAGTTTCAACGTCGGTGCCTGCCTCGCCGACGTCGAACGCGAGTTGATCTACGCCACCCTCCGCCACTATCAGGGCGACAAACGCCGAACCGCCAAAACGCTCGGCGTCAGCCTTAAAACCCTCTACAACCGCCTCAACAGCTACCGCGCCCAAGGCGACACCCCACCCGAATAG
- a CDS encoding ABC transporter permease, whose protein sequence is MRTWRNIRLGIRNLMLHKLRSMLTMLGVVFGVASVVAMLAVGEGASAEALEQIRRLGSQNIIIHSTRPAEDEGGSAQRVRMSIYGLLYDDLTRIQETFPEVEHVVPIKQVPKEGRLGQRTEELRVVGTTPLWFDLVQRPLIAGRTLREADMNTSSNVVVLTEYGARRLLATQNAIGQTLRLGGDAFEVVGIVRSDDADAGGIQTPDDRVDAYVPLNTARERFGDIVIQRTAGGQQREMVELHRIIARVTSTDDVERAADGIERMLQRHHRRQDYRMDVPLALLRQAEATRRTFNIVLGSIAGISLLVGGIGIMNIMLASVTERTREIGIRRAIGAKRRQIVGQFLVETVVLSMVGGLLGMVLGVSIPALVTFFAGMPTVVTMWSLALAVGISVSVGVVFGIYPAFRAANLDPIVALRHE, encoded by the coding sequence ATGCGTACCTGGCGTAACATCCGACTCGGCATCCGAAACCTCATGCTGCACAAGCTGAGGTCCATGCTCACCATGCTCGGCGTCGTCTTCGGCGTCGCCAGCGTCGTCGCCATGCTCGCGGTCGGCGAAGGCGCCAGCGCCGAAGCACTCGAACAGATCCGCAGGCTCGGCAGCCAGAACATCATCATCCACTCCACCAGGCCCGCCGAGGACGAAGGCGGCTCCGCGCAACGCGTTCGCATGAGCATCTACGGCCTGCTCTACGACGACCTCACACGCATACAGGAAACCTTCCCCGAAGTTGAACATGTCGTCCCCATCAAACAGGTCCCCAAAGAGGGCAGGCTCGGCCAACGCACCGAAGAACTGCGTGTCGTTGGCACCACCCCGCTCTGGTTTGATCTCGTCCAGCGCCCGCTCATCGCCGGCCGAACGCTGCGCGAAGCCGACATGAATACCTCCTCCAACGTCGTCGTCCTTACCGAATACGGTGCACGGCGACTGCTCGCCACGCAGAACGCCATCGGCCAGACACTGCGACTTGGCGGCGACGCATTCGAAGTCGTCGGCATCGTCCGCAGCGACGACGCCGATGCCGGCGGCATTCAAACGCCCGACGATCGCGTCGACGCTTATGTCCCGCTCAACACCGCACGTGAACGCTTTGGCGACATCGTCATCCAACGCACCGCCGGCGGCCAGCAGCGCGAAATGGTCGAGTTGCACCGCATCATCGCCCGCGTCACCTCCACCGACGACGTCGAACGCGCTGCTGACGGCATTGAGCGCATGCTCCAACGACATCACCGCCGACAGGACTACCGCATGGACGTCCCGCTCGCCCTGCTTCGACAGGCCGAGGCCACACGGCGAACCTTCAACATCGTGCTCGGCTCAATCGCAGGCATCTCCCTGCTCGTCGGCGGCATCGGCATCATGAACATCATGCTCGCCTCCGTCACCGAACGCACACGCGAAATTGGTATCCGACGCGCTATCGGCGCCAAACGCAGACAAATCGTCGGCCAGTTCCTCGTCGAAACTGTCGTCCTCTCCATGGTCGGCGGACTGCTGGGCATGGTCTTGGGCGTCAGCATCCCCGCACTAGTCACCTTCTTCGCCGGCATGCCTACTGTTGTCACCATGTGGAGCCTCGCCCTCGCCGTCGGCATCTCCGTCAGCGTCGGCGTCGTCTTCGGCATCTACCCCGCCTTCCGCGCCGCCAACCTCGACCCCATCGTCGCCCTTCGACACGAATAA
- a CDS encoding ABC transporter ATP-binding protein → MTQATTNPPTAPTDADHAVVLLDEVQKHYKMGSEVVRALNGVSLTFERGSFWAIMGPSGSGKSTMLNLLGCLDRPTAGRYLLEGTDVNTLDDDRLSELRLRHLGFIFQSFNLIPQLTVSGNIELPLYYLGWTEHDSAARAAELAELVGLGERLGHRPMELSGGQQQRVAVARALANDPAVLLADEPTGNLDSKTGDQIMDMLKDLNKQGKTVLMVTHEPEVAQHAPNRLYMRDGVIDRIERD, encoded by the coding sequence ATGACACAAGCCACCACCAACCCGCCGACCGCGCCCACCGACGCCGACCACGCCGTGGTTCTGCTCGATGAAGTGCAGAAGCACTACAAGATGGGCAGCGAAGTCGTTCGCGCCCTCAACGGCGTCAGCCTCACCTTCGAGCGCGGCAGCTTCTGGGCCATCATGGGCCCCTCCGGGTCAGGCAAGAGTACGATGCTCAACCTGCTCGGCTGCCTCGACCGCCCCACCGCCGGCCGATACCTGCTCGAAGGCACGGATGTCAACACGCTCGACGACGACAGACTCTCCGAACTTCGCCTGCGGCACCTCGGATTCATCTTCCAGAGCTTCAACCTCATCCCCCAACTCACCGTCAGCGGCAACATCGAACTGCCCCTGTACTACCTCGGCTGGACCGAACACGACAGCGCCGCCCGCGCCGCCGAGCTTGCCGAACTCGTCGGCCTCGGTGAACGCCTCGGCCATCGACCCATGGAACTGTCCGGCGGACAGCAGCAGCGCGTCGCCGTCGCCCGCGCGCTGGCCAACGACCCTGCCGTCCTCCTCGCCGACGAACCCACCGGCAACCTCGACTCAAAGACCGGCGACCAGATCATGGACATGCTCAAAGACCTCAACAAGCAGGGCAAAACCGTCCTCATGGTCACACACGAACCCGAAGTCGCGCAGCACGCCCCCAACCGCCTCTACATGCGCGACGGCGTCATCGACCGCATCGAACGCGATTGA
- a CDS encoding efflux RND transporter periplasmic adaptor subunit, with amino-acid sequence MPENTNQKSNRPKRKWRLALAVLIVLLIPAVAAATWFGALRSDDDTLRIPTFTVEQGPMTISVSESGTIAARDQVILSSEVEGQNTLIYLIEEGEQVEEGDLLAELDASRFEEQRVSQQISVQNAEASLIRARENLAVTESQGQSDVEVAELAYDFAQLDLNKYIEGEYPKQMEEIQSRIMLAEQELTQAQDRLSWSERLFEEQYISQNERDSDRLTVERRELDVRLARADLDLLEAFAHDRKLRELQSDVDQKRASLERTKRRASADNVQAQAELRARQLEYAQQNDRLAQIEDQIAKCEIVAPRSGMVVYATSAQAGRRGNQEPLEAGQSIRQRQELIYLPQSGSMRVEVKVHESSLDKVRIGQPVRVSVDALPGRTYTGRVTRIAPLPDAQSIWLNPDLTVYSTTIALDDTGGELRTGMTCRAEIIVDQYDNAVYVPVQSVVRVGELPVVYLPTREGPMAVPVEIGLDNNRMVRIIDGIEPGQRVMLAPPLSPDRETVARLASLQPQPGEPTTSEEAAITLAQAPESESRSDDDDSEQRRGQRRGGEGMSDEQRQQMRERLEQMSPEEREQAMQQRRQRRELRQPQDD; translated from the coding sequence ATGCCTGAGAATACAAACCAGAAGAGCAACCGCCCCAAACGCAAGTGGCGGCTCGCCCTTGCCGTGCTGATCGTTTTGCTGATCCCCGCCGTCGCCGCTGCGACATGGTTCGGCGCGCTGCGCAGCGATGATGACACGTTGCGCATCCCCACGTTCACCGTCGAGCAAGGGCCGATGACCATCAGCGTCAGCGAGTCCGGCACGATCGCCGCCCGCGACCAGGTCATCCTCTCCAGCGAAGTGGAAGGCCAGAACACCCTCATCTACCTCATTGAGGAAGGCGAACAGGTGGAAGAAGGCGACCTGCTCGCCGAGCTCGACGCCAGCCGATTTGAAGAGCAGCGTGTCAGCCAGCAGATCAGCGTGCAGAACGCCGAGGCCAGCCTCATCCGCGCCCGCGAGAACCTCGCCGTCACTGAAAGCCAAGGCCAAAGCGACGTTGAAGTCGCCGAGCTTGCTTACGACTTCGCCCAGCTCGATCTGAACAAGTACATCGAAGGCGAATACCCCAAGCAGATGGAAGAGATTCAGTCGCGCATCATGCTCGCCGAGCAGGAGCTCACCCAGGCGCAGGATCGCCTGAGCTGGTCCGAGCGGTTGTTCGAAGAGCAGTACATCTCGCAGAACGAGCGCGACAGCGATCGACTGACCGTCGAACGCCGCGAGCTCGACGTTCGCCTCGCCCGCGCCGACCTGGATCTGCTGGAAGCGTTCGCGCACGACCGCAAACTGCGCGAGCTGCAAAGCGACGTCGATCAGAAGCGTGCATCACTTGAGCGCACGAAGCGCCGCGCCTCGGCGGACAATGTGCAGGCCCAGGCTGAGCTGCGTGCCCGCCAACTCGAATACGCCCAGCAGAATGATCGCCTGGCACAGATCGAAGACCAGATCGCCAAGTGCGAAATCGTCGCGCCGCGTTCGGGCATGGTCGTCTACGCCACCAGCGCCCAGGCCGGCCGCCGGGGCAACCAGGAACCGCTGGAAGCCGGCCAGAGCATCCGCCAACGGCAGGAGTTGATCTACCTGCCGCAAAGCGGCTCGATGCGCGTCGAAGTGAAGGTGCACGAATCCAGCCTCGACAAGGTCCGCATCGGTCAGCCGGTGCGTGTGTCGGTCGACGCGTTGCCCGGCCGAACGTACACCGGGCGCGTGACGCGCATCGCCCCGCTGCCTGACGCGCAGAGCATCTGGCTCAACCCCGACCTGACGGTCTACAGCACAACGATCGCGCTCGACGACACGGGCGGCGAGCTTCGCACAGGCATGACCTGCCGAGCCGAGATCATCGTCGATCAATATGACAACGCGGTCTACGTGCCCGTACAGTCGGTGGTCCGCGTCGGCGAACTGCCCGTGGTGTACCTGCCCACGCGCGAAGGGCCCATGGCCGTCCCCGTGGAGATCGGCCTGGACAACAACCGCATGGTGCGGATCATCGACGGCATCGAGCCGGGCCAGCGCGTCATGCTCGCCCCGCCGCTCTCGCCCGACCGCGAGACCGTCGCCCGCCTCGCATCGCTTCAACCCCAGCCCGGTGAGCCCACCACCAGCGAAGAAGCCGCCATCACACTCGCGCAGGCCCCCGAGTCGGAGTCGCGATCGGACGATGACGACAGCGAGCAACGCCGCGGCCAGCGACGCGGTGGCGAAGGCATGAGCGACGAACAACGCCAGCAGATGCGCGAACGCCTCGAACAGATGTCGCCCGAAGAGCGCGAACAGGCCATGCAGCAGCGGCGCCAACGTCGCGAACTGCGACAACCACAGGACGACTGA